A stretch of the Sulfurospirillum sp. UCH001 genome encodes the following:
- the ccsA gene encoding cytochrome c biogenesis protein, which produces MDFVLKQVFSMKTAIILLVFFGLFSGVATFIENDFGVETSWALIYTSWWFELLQVALGLILIYNIIRYKIYTLDKLPSFIFHISFIFILIGSGMTRYFGFEGTLHVRNGMQENKVLSSDAFIQANALKDGKSYSYSHPQLISQVGHNNFSFSFDVAGDKATVKFKEYLPNATAKVVDDPSGVPMISMMLSGYGESLSVVLKEGDTYETSEYVFSFNGKPSQSRKEEIRFTLEDGKFYFTSKSKIAWFKMAENKRGEYEADKKEDFVTNQLYTIGNVNFAPRYIGLKGKEKVVADKNPMGKGNSISAVIVDATYKGETKEIAMFGQGKGSEGQQTKEMIAGVPFVFEWGAQLFTLPFSIKLNEFQLDRYPGSMSPMSYASEVEVVDSEKGVHMPFRIYMNHVLDYRGFRFFQSSYDKDEKGTILSVNNDPGKLPTYLGYLLLSIGLFFNLLNSKSRFRKLAGMVQKDMSKMKSILLALFMGFALMQGNSLHAATTYTTQEYLTFLKQYDAKHSDKFGRLLVQSVDGRIKPIDTVSTELLNKIYGSATFEGMSANQVALSMMSSPGEWQAIPIIKVFHPELKKIIGIPENQKYASFNDFFEKEGDHGFKLTKYSEEANRKKPALRNQFDKDVLKVDERVNICYMVYTGEVFKMIPKQNDLNKRWFAPQEAVGSFSKQEGDEVRALLGGYFEAIGEGLEKGNWQNANKAVDKLQSYQEQYGSEIIPSESRIKAEIFFNHAKIFDRLTPVYLLSGLVLLCFIFAKMVKSTLRIGMVTKIVLGVNFVAFVIHTAGLGLRWYISTHAPWSDGYESMIYIAWAIALAGIFFSRQSVVSLALTSILTGVTLFVAHLSWMDPQITNLVPVLKSYWLNIHVSVITASYGFLGLCSLLGFFTLILFILRNKTKTKRNEEIDRNIVEATRINEMAMILGLSLLTVGNFLGGVWANESWGRYWGWDPKETWALVSILFYAAVVHFRFIPKLNTPFAFAVASTVTFASIIMTYFGVNFYLSGMHSYASGDPIPVPTFVYYTVAIVVAVIAIAFPKRDIAKTL; this is translated from the coding sequence ATGGATTTTGTATTGAAGCAGGTTTTTTCGATGAAGACAGCCATCATCCTTTTAGTGTTTTTTGGACTATTTAGTGGAGTTGCAACTTTTATTGAAAATGATTTTGGTGTCGAGACGAGTTGGGCACTAATATATACCTCATGGTGGTTTGAGTTACTACAGGTTGCATTAGGACTTATTCTAATTTACAATATCATTCGATATAAAATTTATACACTCGATAAACTACCTTCTTTTATATTTCATATCAGTTTTATTTTTATTCTTATTGGTTCTGGAATGACACGCTACTTTGGTTTTGAAGGAACCTTGCATGTAAGAAATGGTATGCAAGAAAACAAAGTACTTTCAAGTGATGCATTCATTCAGGCAAACGCTCTTAAAGACGGAAAATCTTACAGCTATAGTCATCCTCAGCTTATCTCGCAAGTAGGTCATAATAATTTTTCTTTTAGTTTTGATGTCGCTGGAGATAAAGCAACCGTTAAATTTAAAGAGTATCTTCCAAACGCTACCGCAAAAGTGGTTGATGATCCATCAGGTGTTCCGATGATTTCAATGATGCTAAGTGGTTATGGTGAAAGTTTGAGTGTTGTTTTAAAAGAGGGGGATACATACGAAACAAGCGAGTACGTCTTTAGTTTTAATGGCAAACCTTCGCAAAGTCGTAAAGAGGAAATTCGTTTTACCCTTGAAGATGGTAAGTTCTATTTTACATCAAAGTCGAAAATTGCATGGTTTAAAATGGCAGAAAATAAACGTGGTGAGTATGAAGCTGATAAAAAAGAAGATTTTGTTACAAACCAGCTCTACACTATTGGAAATGTAAATTTTGCTCCACGATATATTGGACTCAAAGGTAAAGAGAAAGTCGTTGCCGATAAAAATCCTATGGGCAAAGGCAATTCAATTTCAGCAGTTATCGTTGATGCAACCTATAAAGGGGAAACGAAAGAGATAGCTATGTTTGGACAAGGCAAAGGAAGCGAAGGACAACAAACGAAAGAGATGATTGCAGGTGTTCCATTCGTTTTCGAATGGGGAGCTCAACTCTTTACACTTCCTTTTAGCATTAAGCTTAATGAATTTCAATTAGATCGTTATCCTGGTTCTATGTCACCTATGTCATATGCAAGTGAAGTAGAAGTTGTCGATAGTGAAAAAGGAGTTCATATGCCATTTCGTATTTATATGAATCATGTACTTGATTATCGAGGTTTTAGATTCTTCCAAAGCTCTTACGATAAAGATGAAAAAGGAACGATCTTGTCTGTCAATAATGATCCTGGAAAATTACCAACCTATTTAGGGTATCTGTTATTATCGATTGGACTCTTTTTCAATCTTCTGAATTCAAAAAGTCGTTTCCGTAAGCTTGCAGGAATGGTACAAAAAGATATGAGCAAAATGAAATCGATTCTTTTAGCCCTTTTTATGGGCTTTGCTTTAATGCAAGGAAATAGCTTACATGCAGCAACAACGTATACAACACAAGAATATCTAACTTTTTTAAAGCAATATGATGCAAAACATTCCGATAAATTTGGAAGATTACTCGTTCAAAGTGTAGATGGAAGAATTAAACCTATTGACACCGTTTCAACAGAACTTCTCAACAAGATTTATGGCAGTGCAACTTTTGAAGGAATGAGTGCAAATCAAGTAGCGCTTAGTATGATGAGTTCTCCTGGTGAGTGGCAAGCGATACCTATTATTAAGGTATTTCACCCTGAACTTAAAAAAATTATTGGAATTCCAGAAAATCAAAAATATGCTTCTTTTAATGATTTTTTTGAGAAAGAGGGCGATCACGGTTTTAAATTAACAAAATATTCAGAAGAAGCCAATCGTAAAAAACCTGCCCTTCGTAATCAATTTGATAAAGATGTGTTAAAAGTAGATGAGCGTGTTAATATCTGTTATATGGTTTATACAGGTGAAGTTTTCAAAATGATTCCTAAACAAAATGACCTAAATAAACGTTGGTTTGCACCTCAGGAAGCAGTTGGAAGTTTTTCTAAACAAGAAGGTGATGAAGTTAGAGCACTTCTTGGAGGTTATTTTGAAGCTATTGGAGAAGGATTAGAAAAAGGTAATTGGCAAAATGCTAATAAAGCTGTTGATAAACTCCAATCGTATCAAGAACAATATGGGTCAGAAATTATTCCAAGTGAAAGCCGCATTAAAGCGGAGATTTTCTTTAATCATGCCAAGATTTTTGATCGCTTAACTCCTGTGTATTTACTCAGTGGTTTAGTACTACTCTGTTTCATTTTTGCAAAAATGGTGAAATCAACACTACGTATAGGAATGGTTACTAAAATTGTATTAGGCGTCAATTTTGTAGCGTTTGTAATTCATACGGCAGGATTAGGGCTAAGATGGTACATTTCGACACATGCTCCATGGAGTGATGGGTATGAATCAATGATTTATATTGCATGGGCAATAGCATTAGCAGGTATCTTCTTCTCTCGTCAATCAGTGGTATCACTTGCATTAACCTCTATTTTGACGGGTGTGACCTTGTTTGTTGCTCACTTGAGTTGGATGGATCCTCAAATTACAAATTTAGTACCAGTCCTTAAATCATACTGGTTGAACATTCACGTTTCCGTTATTACAGCAAGCTATGGCTTTTTAGGTTTATGTTCACTTTTAGGATTTTTCACGTTGATTCTATTTATCTTACGCAATAAGACTAAAACAAAACGTAATGAGGAGATTGACCGGAACATTGTTGAAGCAACGCGCATTAATGAAATGGCAATGATCTTGGGACTAAGTCTTCTTACTGTAGGTAACTTCTTGGGCGGTGTTTGGGCAAATGAGTCATGGGGAAGATACTGGGGTTGGGATCCAAAAGAGACATGGGCATTGGTATCTATTTTATTTTATGCAGCAGTTGTTCACTTTAGGTTTATTCCAAAGCTCAATACGCCTTTTGCATTCGCTGTCGCATCAACCGTTACATTTGCGTCCATTATCATGACATATTTTGGCGTTAACTTCTATCTTTCAGGTATGCACTCTTATGCCTCAGGAGATCCAATCCCTGTACCGACATTTGTTTACTATACCGTTGCAATTGTTGTGGCAGTCATAGCCATAGCTTTCCCTAAACGCGATATCGCAAAAACTTTATAA
- a CDS encoding CinA family protein — protein sequence MKSSLIVVGKALRYNLPFLNYIHATITKHIDLPDQTVYIDKNDKDLFFVLEESIAHADEIVIVTSHDSFNLVNKVIATLGEESLELKAGMLIPSKAVRFEENSYLLARDGKHINVIKACENKKLPLILIENSNSSELFSIINIDEDSLKILVEPLAQNYEIRITPTTIVDGWIMVEAISNKYGNLESFFKAIKSLLPTKVINHPDVIEHISHCLQKEGKTLSIAESCTGGLIASMLTKRAGISAIFKGGIVSYGNEIKESWLGVSPDTIERFGAVSELCVREMLEGVLNASLSDYAIATSGIAGPDGGSIEKPVGTVYVGARNKEGHIMIERLLLEGDREYIQTQSAYHALKLLLHVGENIFLKSEKMS from the coding sequence ATGAAAAGCTCTTTGATCGTAGTCGGTAAAGCACTGCGATACAATCTGCCATTTTTAAATTACATCCATGCAACCATTACGAAGCATATTGACTTACCGGATCAAACCGTTTATATCGATAAAAATGACAAAGATCTCTTTTTTGTATTGGAAGAGTCCATTGCACACGCTGATGAAATCGTCATCGTTACATCTCATGATAGTTTCAATTTAGTCAATAAAGTTATCGCTACTCTTGGAGAAGAATCGCTAGAATTAAAAGCTGGCATGCTCATTCCCTCCAAAGCTGTACGCTTTGAAGAAAATAGCTATTTGTTAGCACGCGATGGAAAGCACATCAATGTCATTAAAGCATGCGAAAATAAAAAGCTACCTCTTATACTCATTGAAAATAGCAATAGTTCTGAACTTTTCTCTATTATCAATATTGACGAAGACTCTTTAAAAATTCTTGTTGAACCTCTTGCTCAAAACTATGAAATACGTATAACTCCTACCACTATCGTTGATGGATGGATTATGGTTGAAGCTATTTCTAACAAGTATGGTAACTTGGAAAGCTTTTTTAAAGCCATTAAATCTTTACTTCCTACAAAAGTCATCAATCACCCTGATGTTATTGAGCATATTTCACACTGCTTGCAAAAAGAAGGCAAAACTCTGAGCATTGCAGAAAGTTGCACAGGAGGTCTTATAGCATCTATGTTAACAAAACGTGCAGGTATCTCTGCGATCTTTAAAGGTGGCATTGTCTCTTATGGAAATGAAATTAAAGAATCATGGCTTGGTGTAAGCCCTGATACCATTGAGCGTTTTGGTGCCGTAAGTGAGCTATGTGTACGTGAAATGCTAGAAGGTGTACTCAATGCCAGCTTATCAGATTATGCCATTGCAACCAGTGGTATTGCAGGTCCAGATGGTGGAAGCATTGAAAAACCAGTCGGAACAGTTTATGTGGGTGCTCGTAATAAAGAGGGACATATTATGATCGAAAGACTCCTATTAGAGGGGGATCGCGAATACATTCAAACCCAAAGTGCATACCATGCTTTGAAGTTACTTTTACATGTTGGTGAAAATATTTTTTTAAAAAGTGAAAAAATGTCTTGA
- the ileS gene encoding isoleucine--tRNA ligase — translation MDYKETLLLPQTDFPMRGNLPQNEPARYAKWFSKEESAYARMIQNRENAPTTFILHDGPPYANGHIHIGHALNKILKDVIIKTHYFFGEKVRYVPGWDCHGLPIEQQVEKNLGKEKKDALPKSKIRELCREHARKFIDIQREEFKSLGVIGDWDNPYMTMKFKFEADIYRALCGVANRGLLIERSKPVYWSWAARSALAEAEVEYEDKEDYSIFVAFKLSSEAKAKLDISSDASVIIWTTTPWTLPANVGIAFSPDEDYVLTSDGYIVAEPLHAKLVEQGVIAGEIVKTFKANILENSFAINPLNGRNSQCVLGEHVTMDGGSGCVHTAPGHGDEDYKVGLRYGLEVVMPVDERGCYDETVVRLGLLPDAASFVGEHIFKSNERILELLGSALLKCSKFTHSYPFCWRTHQPVIYRATKQWFVAMDEAVSGRESLRKMAMDEISKVRFYPKSGINRLGSMIENRPDWCISRQRDWGVPIAFFRDKKTGKPIFDTKIVEHIAAIFQEKGADAWWDLEIKDLLVANSGYNPEDLEKVMDILDVWFDSGSTWKAVLQSSDYDAGTYPATMYLEGSDQHRGWFQSSLLVSTANNGIAPYSKILTHGFTVDEKGEKMSKSKGNVVAPSDVAKQYGVEILRLWVGTSEYTTDLKISDNILKQISEQYRKIRNTFRFLLANVNDLESIMPVSEMGTLDQWILAHAKAVFDEVEGYFKEYEFSKGFALLNHFIAVELSGIYLDISKDRLYCNAKNDSIRLSAQSAMALIAEKLMALMAPTLTYTIDEMLEYAPAILKKESVFDLVYTSLPNIATSFDEAYMVEAREKFFEIVDALKKEKIIKSTLELVLQTNSPKVAALEKVDAEDWFTVSKVIEHDESGEMGVFEVGDDRFKILKASKCKCPRCWKYRSKSEEELCHRCNEALNG, via the coding sequence ATGGACTATAAAGAGACCTTGCTTCTTCCTCAAACTGATTTTCCAATGAGAGGCAATCTACCCCAAAATGAGCCTGCTCGATATGCAAAGTGGTTTTCCAAAGAGGAAAGTGCTTATGCTAGAATGATTCAAAACAGAGAAAATGCCCCCACAACATTTATTCTTCATGATGGCCCTCCGTATGCAAATGGGCACATTCACATCGGTCACGCACTCAATAAAATTCTTAAAGACGTGATTATTAAAACACATTATTTCTTTGGCGAAAAAGTGCGCTATGTTCCAGGCTGGGATTGTCATGGTTTGCCAATTGAGCAGCAAGTGGAAAAAAATCTTGGAAAAGAAAAAAAAGATGCACTCCCTAAGAGTAAAATTAGAGAATTGTGCCGCGAACACGCACGAAAGTTCATTGATATTCAAAGAGAAGAGTTTAAGTCATTAGGTGTTATTGGCGATTGGGATAACCCTTATATGACGATGAAGTTTAAATTTGAAGCAGATATTTATCGCGCATTATGTGGTGTAGCAAATCGAGGATTACTCATTGAGCGAAGCAAGCCTGTGTATTGGTCGTGGGCTGCAAGAAGTGCTTTAGCAGAAGCTGAAGTGGAGTACGAAGACAAAGAAGACTACTCTATTTTTGTTGCGTTTAAACTAAGTAGCGAAGCAAAAGCAAAACTGGATATCAGCAGTGATGCATCTGTTATTATTTGGACAACAACACCTTGGACATTACCTGCAAACGTAGGTATTGCCTTTAGCCCCGATGAGGATTATGTACTTACCAGTGATGGTTATATCGTAGCAGAGCCTTTACATGCAAAACTTGTTGAACAAGGCGTTATTGCAGGTGAGATTGTCAAAACATTTAAAGCGAATATTCTTGAAAATAGCTTTGCAATTAACCCACTAAATGGCAGAAATTCACAATGTGTTTTAGGTGAACATGTTACGATGGACGGTGGTAGTGGATGTGTTCATACCGCACCAGGACATGGTGATGAGGACTATAAAGTAGGACTTCGTTACGGTTTAGAAGTGGTTATGCCAGTAGATGAGAGAGGCTGTTACGATGAAACAGTAGTTCGCTTAGGACTACTTCCTGATGCGGCTTCGTTTGTTGGAGAACATATTTTCAAAAGCAATGAACGTATTTTAGAACTTCTTGGAAGCGCATTACTTAAATGTTCAAAGTTTACCCACTCGTATCCGTTTTGTTGGAGAACCCATCAGCCAGTTATTTATCGTGCGACAAAACAGTGGTTTGTTGCAATGGATGAAGCAGTTTCTGGACGTGAGAGTCTACGTAAAATGGCGATGGACGAAATCTCAAAAGTACGTTTCTATCCAAAATCGGGCATCAATCGCTTAGGTTCGATGATTGAAAATAGACCTGACTGGTGTATCTCAAGACAACGTGACTGGGGTGTGCCAATTGCTTTCTTTAGAGACAAAAAAACAGGTAAGCCTATTTTTGATACTAAAATTGTAGAGCATATCGCAGCTATTTTTCAAGAAAAAGGTGCTGATGCTTGGTGGGATCTAGAAATCAAAGACCTCCTTGTTGCCAACAGTGGCTACAATCCAGAAGACCTTGAAAAGGTAATGGACATCCTTGATGTGTGGTTTGACAGTGGTAGCACATGGAAAGCCGTTCTTCAATCAAGTGACTATGATGCGGGTACTTATCCTGCAACGATGTATTTAGAGGGAAGCGACCAACACCGTGGTTGGTTCCAAAGCTCTCTTTTAGTCAGTACCGCAAATAATGGCATCGCTCCGTACAGTAAAATCTTAACACATGGTTTTACGGTCGATGAGAAGGGCGAGAAGATGAGTAAATCTAAGGGCAATGTGGTTGCACCAAGCGATGTTGCAAAACAGTACGGTGTTGAAATCTTACGTCTTTGGGTTGGAACAAGCGAATACACAACCGATCTTAAAATCAGTGACAATATCTTAAAACAAATCAGTGAACAATACCGAAAAATCCGCAATACCTTTAGATTTTTATTGGCGAATGTCAATGATTTAGAATCGATCATGCCTGTTTCAGAAATGGGTACACTCGATCAGTGGATTTTAGCACATGCAAAAGCGGTTTTTGATGAGGTAGAAGGCTATTTTAAAGAGTACGAATTCTCCAAAGGGTTTGCACTTCTTAACCATTTTATCGCAGTAGAGCTTAGCGGTATTTACTTGGATATCTCTAAAGATAGACTGTATTGTAATGCTAAAAATGACTCTATTCGCCTTTCAGCACAAAGTGCGATGGCACTCATTGCTGAGAAATTGATGGCGTTAATGGCTCCAACACTCACTTATACGATTGATGAGATGTTAGAGTATGCTCCTGCTATTTTGAAAAAAGAGAGTGTATTTGATCTTGTTTACACATCACTTCCAAATATAGCAACATCATTTGATGAAGCGTATATGGTAGAAGCGCGTGAGAAATTCTTTGAAATTGTGGATGCGCTTAAAAAAGAGAAAATCATCAAATCAACGCTTGAATTGGTACTTCAAACAAACTCACCAAAAGTTGCAGCCCTTGAAAAAGTAGATGCTGAAGATTGGTTTACGGTCAGTAAAGTGATTGAGCATGACGAGAGTGGTGAAATGGGTGTCTTTGAAGTAGGAGATGATCGCTTTAAAATTTTAAAAGCGTCAAAATGCAAATGTCCACGTTGTTGGAAATACCGTTCAAAAAGCGAAGAAGAACTTTGCCATAGATGTAATGAGGCACTCAATGGTTAA
- the gatA gene encoding Asp-tRNA(Asn)/Glu-tRNA(Gln) amidotransferase subunit GatA, which yields MITLKEALKLPKEEIEAFRSDLKKEIEAKKALGAYVEQLTGKSISEYGAGIPIAIKDNIQVNGWEITSGSNILQGYVAPYNATVIDNMLRHGLSPFGRTNMDEFAMGSSTESSFYGKTLNPHNPNCVPGGSSGGSAAAVAGGIAIAALGSDTGGSIRQPAAFCGCVGFKPTYGKVSRYGLGAYSSSLDQIGPITQNVEDAAILYDIIAGHEPKDSTSANIAHESVSDKLNANRKMMIAVIENYLNEASPEVRERMMDGIRALEKAGHTIIYRNFINSKYDIATYYVIATAEASANLSRYDGVRYGNRGSNENLKEMFIQSRSLGFGEEVKRRILLGTFVLSSGYYDAYYIKAQRARHFIKAQYEAIFKEADLIFMPVTPTSAFEFGSKADPLEMYLSDIYTISLNLAGLPGISVPLGMDSKGLPVGGQLIGQAYGEQALLDGALSLERELGL from the coding sequence GTGATAACCTTAAAAGAGGCGTTAAAACTTCCTAAAGAAGAGATTGAGGCGTTTAGAAGTGACCTCAAAAAAGAAATAGAAGCTAAAAAAGCGTTAGGTGCTTATGTTGAGCAGTTAACAGGTAAAAGTATTAGCGAATATGGCGCTGGTATTCCTATTGCGATTAAAGATAATATTCAAGTCAATGGTTGGGAAATTACCAGTGGATCAAACATTCTTCAAGGCTATGTTGCTCCATATAACGCGACGGTCATTGATAATATGCTTCGTCATGGGCTCTCTCCATTTGGTCGCACCAATATGGATGAGTTTGCGATGGGAAGTTCTACTGAATCTTCATTTTATGGAAAAACACTTAACCCTCACAACCCAAACTGTGTTCCAGGTGGTAGTAGCGGCGGTAGTGCTGCTGCGGTTGCTGGCGGCATTGCCATTGCAGCACTTGGTAGCGATACGGGTGGAAGTATTCGTCAGCCCGCAGCATTTTGTGGATGTGTTGGATTTAAGCCAACGTATGGAAAAGTCAGTCGTTATGGTTTAGGTGCGTATTCTAGTTCACTGGATCAGATTGGACCAATTACTCAAAATGTAGAAGATGCGGCTATTTTATATGACATTATCGCAGGGCATGAACCCAAAGATTCTACAAGCGCAAATATAGCACATGAGAGTGTTTCTGATAAACTCAATGCGAACCGTAAAATGATGATCGCTGTGATTGAGAACTATTTGAATGAAGCAAGCCCAGAAGTTCGTGAGCGTATGATGGATGGTATTCGTGCACTTGAAAAAGCGGGTCATACTATTATTTATCGCAATTTCATTAACTCAAAATATGACATCGCAACGTACTATGTTATCGCAACAGCAGAAGCAAGTGCGAACTTGAGCCGTTATGATGGCGTTCGTTATGGAAACCGTGGAAGCAATGAAAATCTGAAAGAGATGTTTATTCAAAGTAGAAGCCTTGGCTTTGGTGAAGAGGTAAAGCGTAGAATTCTTCTTGGGACATTCGTTTTAAGCAGTGGATATTATGATGCATACTATATTAAAGCACAACGTGCTCGTCATTTTATTAAAGCACAGTATGAGGCAATTTTTAAAGAGGCTGATCTGATTTTTATGCCAGTCACACCAACATCAGCGTTTGAGTTTGGTTCAAAAGCAGATCCATTAGAGATGTATTTGAGTGATATTTATACGATTTCACTTAACCTCGCAGGGCTTCCAGGTATTTCTGTTCCTCTTGGTATGGATAGCAAAGGGCTTCCTGTAGGAGGACAACTCATTGGTCAAGCGTACGGTGAGCAAGCACTTCTGGATGGAGCGCTAAGCTTAGAGAGAGAATTAGGGTTATAG
- the guaB gene encoding IMP dehydrogenase, translated as MKIRKRALTFEDVLLVPKYSEILPKEVDIKTQLTKNITLNIPLVSAAMDTVTEHRAAIMMARLGGLGIIHKNMDVESQVREIRRVKKSESGIIIDPVSIKAKATLREALEIMSEYRISGVPVVEDDNETLIGILTNRDLRFENDYSKKVEELMTKMPLITVKKGTTLDDAEAIFRTNKVEKLPVVDENNKLAGLITIKDLKKRQEYPNANKDAFGRLRVGAAIGVGQLDRARALEAAGADVLVLDSAHGHSKGIIDTVKLIKKELKIDVIAGNIATSEAAEALVAAGVDGIKVGIGPGSICTTRIVSGVGVPQISAIEECSEVGRKHGVPVIADGGIKYSGDFAKALAAGAQSVMVGSLLAGTDESPGELITYQGRQYKTYRGMGSIGAMTKGSSDRYFQEGTAADKLVPEGIEGRVPHAGSIRDVIFQLVGGLRSSMGYVGARDIVDYQEKAEFVEITSAGLKESHVHDVIITHEAPNYRVN; from the coding sequence ATGAAAATTAGAAAAAGAGCATTAACATTTGAAGACGTATTGTTGGTACCAAAATATTCAGAGATTTTACCTAAAGAGGTAGATATCAAAACACAACTTACTAAAAATATTACACTGAATATTCCTTTGGTATCAGCGGCGATGGATACGGTTACAGAACACAGAGCTGCTATTATGATGGCACGCCTTGGCGGACTTGGCATCATTCATAAAAATATGGATGTTGAATCTCAAGTAAGAGAAATTAGACGTGTTAAAAAAAGTGAGAGTGGAATCATCATTGATCCTGTCTCCATTAAAGCAAAAGCAACATTGCGTGAAGCATTAGAAATCATGTCAGAATACCGTATTTCTGGTGTTCCTGTTGTTGAAGATGATAATGAAACACTCATTGGTATTTTAACAAACCGTGACCTTCGTTTTGAAAATGACTACTCTAAAAAAGTAGAAGAACTCATGACAAAAATGCCTTTGATCACTGTAAAAAAAGGTACAACTCTGGATGATGCAGAAGCCATTTTTAGAACCAATAAAGTAGAAAAACTTCCAGTAGTTGATGAAAATAATAAACTTGCAGGACTTATTACGATCAAAGATCTTAAAAAACGTCAAGAATACCCAAATGCCAATAAAGATGCTTTTGGTAGACTTCGTGTAGGTGCGGCGATTGGTGTGGGTCAATTGGACCGTGCTCGTGCACTAGAAGCTGCAGGGGCTGATGTGTTGGTTCTAGATTCTGCACATGGTCATTCAAAAGGCATTATCGATACCGTTAAACTCATCAAAAAAGAGCTTAAAATTGATGTTATCGCTGGAAATATCGCAACTTCAGAAGCGGCTGAAGCACTTGTGGCTGCAGGAGTGGACGGCATTAAAGTAGGTATTGGACCAGGAAGTATTTGTACAACACGTATCGTCTCTGGTGTGGGTGTGCCTCAAATTTCAGCGATTGAAGAGTGTTCAGAAGTTGGTCGAAAACATGGTGTACCTGTTATTGCCGATGGTGGTATTAAATACTCTGGTGATTTTGCAAAAGCATTAGCAGCAGGCGCTCAAAGTGTTATGGTAGGAAGTTTACTTGCAGGAACCGATGAGAGTCCGGGTGAACTGATTACGTATCAAGGACGTCAATACAAAACGTATCGTGGTATGGGAAGTATTGGTGCGATGACAAAAGGAAGTAGCGATCGTTATTTTCAAGAGGGAACCGCTGCGGATAAACTTGTTCCAGAAGGTATCGAAGGACGTGTACCACATGCTGGCTCCATTCGTGATGTTATTTTCCAACTCGTTGGAGGCTTAAGATCGTCTATGGGTTATGTGGGTGCACGTGATATTGTTGATTATCAAGAAAAAGCAGAATTTGTAGAAATTACCAGTGCGGGACTTAAAGAGAGCCATGTACATGATGTTATCATCACACATGAAGCACCTAATTATCGCGTTAACTAA
- a CDS encoding homoserine O-acetyltransferase: protein MVKIQTFVEHFDEPLYLESGRILETYDLKYEMYGEMNEDKSNVIIIFHALTGSHHAAGRYEGETKAGWWDPLIGDGKIVDTTKYCVVCVNILGSCFGSTGPMSINPKTKEPLRLKFPVLTISDMVRAQMNLFTRLGIKEAYAILGGSLGGMQGLCMSIEYPHFAKRVILLATTYATGPWAIAWNKIAMEGIVNDPRFKNGNYDPEDFKEEGLLSFAIGRMAGHISFLSPHSMNKKFGRNYVETDGLYELFGRFQVERYMEYNGYSFAKRFDPLSYLYIIKAMNIFDATRNYDSLDDSLKHIKAKLTLISFQGDCLFMPEEMGLIKTTMENMGRGERVDYVCIDSHYGHDAFLVEYDKFDFYIKKALEAKV from the coding sequence ATTGTGAAGATACAAACTTTTGTAGAACATTTTGACGAACCACTCTACTTAGAGAGTGGACGTATTTTAGAAACGTATGATCTCAAATACGAGATGTACGGTGAAATGAATGAAGACAAAAGTAATGTCATCATTATATTTCACGCACTTACGGGAAGCCATCATGCAGCAGGTCGCTATGAAGGTGAAACCAAAGCAGGCTGGTGGGATCCACTCATTGGCGATGGAAAAATTGTTGATACAACCAAGTATTGTGTGGTGTGTGTCAACATATTAGGAAGCTGCTTTGGCTCTACTGGACCTATGAGTATCAATCCTAAAACCAAAGAACCTTTACGTCTTAAATTTCCTGTTCTTACCATTAGTGATATGGTTAGAGCTCAAATGAATCTGTTTACGAGGCTTGGTATAAAAGAGGCGTATGCGATTCTTGGAGGATCTCTTGGAGGAATGCAAGGACTTTGTATGTCCATTGAATATCCTCATTTTGCCAAACGTGTTATTTTACTTGCAACGACGTATGCTACGGGACCTTGGGCAATTGCTTGGAATAAAATCGCGATGGAAGGCATTGTCAATGATCCGCGTTTTAAAAATGGCAATTATGATCCAGAGGATTTTAAAGAAGAGGGATTGCTGAGTTTTGCTATTGGTCGTATGGCTGGGCATATCAGCTTTCTAAGCCCACACTCAATGAACAAAAAATTTGGGCGCAATTACGTGGAAACCGATGGTTTGTATGAACTTTTTGGACGTTTCCAAGTGGAGCGTTATATGGAATACAACGGTTATAGTTTTGCCAAACGTTTTGATCCACTCAGTTATCTTTATATTATCAAAGCGATGAATATTTTTGACGCAACTCGTAATTATGACTCACTTGATGATTCTCTCAAACATATTAAAGCAAAGCTCACGCTAATCTCATTCCAAGGGGATTGTCTTTTTATGCCAGAAGAGATGGGACTCATCAAGACTACAATGGAAAATATGGGAAGAGGCGAGAGAGTGGACTATGTGTGTATTGATAGCCACTATGGACATGATGCTTTTTTAGTTGAGTACGATAAATTTGATTTTTACATAAAAAAAGCATTGGAAGCGAAGGTATAA